CAGCACGTCCAGGGCCTCCTGCGCCGTCACCCCCGCCCGCAGCATGGACTCGAACCTCACGGAGAAGAGCTCCAGGTCCCGGGGACCCACCTGGCCCCCGGGGCGCAGGGAGCCGAGAAGCCCCCTCTTCTCCGCCACCTCGACGGAGATGACCAGCACGCCCGCACCCATCCGCCGCCACACGGCGCGCGCCGCCTCTCTGGGCCCGGGGGCGTCCACCACCACCCGCCCCAGCCGGCCGCCGGCCCAGACCTTAAGCTGGTAGAGCACCAGGGCCACCCCCTATCCCCCGGGGCGAAGGGGGGAGCGGAGAACCGCTCCCCCCTGCCCGCCGGGCACTACTGCGCGGATGCCACCTTGGTGGCCCCGAGCGGCGGGCTGGCCGCGGTGGGGTCGCCCTGCACCGGAGCCTGCTGGTTGGTGCAGTAAACGTCATCCGGGCTGCCCACCGTCTTGTCAGGTCCCGGGCTCACCAGGATGAATGACAGGTAGTTGCTCCCGGTGGTCGGGGCGTCGTAAGAGTACGGGCTGCCCCAGGGGTCCTTGATCCCCGTCGCGTCGCCCGTCCACTTGACCCCGTGGGCCACGAGCACGGCCGCGATGCCGTTCGGGTTCGTTGCCGTGTTGTCAGGTGCCGGGTACGAGCCCTTGCCCTCATCGGCGCAGTATGCCTCCACAACGCTCCTCATGGTGGCGAGGTCGGACATGGTCCGCGACACCCGGGCCTTGGTGGTGTACCCCATGAGCTGGGGCAGGAGCACCGCGGCCAGGATGGCGATGATGGCCACCACCACGAGGAGTTCGACCAGGGTGAAGCCCTTCTCATTGCGCACCCGCTTCGCAAACACGCCCATCACCCTCTTCTCCCTCCTTACCCAGTCCGAGTTCAGGCGGGGTACCCTGCCCCAGCCGGCGCCGCCCCGCCGCAGGCACCGGTCGGCCCAAGAAGCACCCAGCTAACCCGCACGCACCACCCCCCTCTCGTGATGACGGTCCGCCCCATGGTAAACCTCGCGCGTGAGAAGAGATGGCAACTCCTCCAGAAACCCTGCCGGGTGGATAACAGGTCATCCATGTTGCCCACCCCCGTAGAATTGAAAATGCTTCCGCCGGTGCGGAAGCAGCCCAAAAAGTTTCAGGGCTACTTCGGCAGCCCGGCCATCATAGCTCGTCAGAGCGTTAGACCCGCGGCTTTGCGTCCCCGCCTTTCGACGGGTTTGCCTTTGTCGGGTTAGCCCCGTATGTCTTTTCTGACGCCACTATTCTATATCAAAATCTCCTTCGTTGCCACCCCTTAACCAACTTTTTTCGGGTCCGGATAACCAGGTCCGGCGGCGAGCCCAGGTTCTCGCGCAGCCGCCGCTCTACGTCAGCGAGAGACGCGGAAATTCTATCTGGTCGCGTACTCATCTTTCCGGTGTGCACCCGGGCGCAGGCTGGCCCCGTGTGACCCTTTCCCCGGTGGCGTGCCCGCCCCTGGCCTGCGGCAGGGCCCGGCGCGAT
The Bacillota bacterium DNA segment above includes these coding regions:
- a CDS encoding prepilin-type N-terminal cleavage/methylation domain-containing protein, with the protein product MGVFAKRVRNEKGFTLVELLVVVAIIAILAAVLLPQLMGYTTKARVSRTMSDLATMRSVVEAYCADEGKGSYPAPDNTATNPNGIAAVLVAHGVKWTGDATGIKDPWGSPYSYDAPTTGSNYLSFILVSPGPDKTVGSPDDVYCTNQQAPVQGDPTAASPPLGATKVASAQ